A single region of the Acidobacteriota bacterium genome encodes:
- a CDS encoding VOC family protein, which translates to MKNPPEGWPRISPSLFYEDAAAAIDWLTRAFGFAVQERVEDEQGRVVHSQLVLDGGLIMVGQTGLQRDREFQKSPQAVGGANTQSLAVYVDDADAHCERARAAGAVITMEPATQDYGEGYWVDRSYGALDLEGHHWWFLQRLR; encoded by the coding sequence ATGAAGAACCCACCTGAAGGCTGGCCGAGAATCTCGCCCTCCCTCTTCTACGAAGACGCCGCAGCCGCGATCGACTGGTTGACCCGGGCCTTCGGATTCGCGGTGCAGGAGAGGGTAGAGGACGAGCAGGGGCGAGTCGTCCATTCGCAGCTCGTCCTGGACGGCGGCCTCATCATGGTCGGGCAGACAGGTCTGCAGCGGGACCGGGAGTTCCAGAAGTCTCCGCAGGCGGTCGGCGGCGCGAACACGCAGTCCCTGGCCGTGTACGTCGACGACGCCGACGCGCACTGCGAGCGGGCACGGGCAGCGGGCGCCGTCATCACGATGGAGCCAGCGACCCAGGACTACGGCGAGGGCTACTGGGTCGACCGGAGCTACGGAGCCCTGGACCTGGAGGGACACCACTGGTGGTTCCTCCAGCGACTGCGTTAG
- the arsS gene encoding arsenosugar biosynthesis radical SAM protein ArsS (Some members of this family are selenoproteins.) gives MFDSRPALLPTKFPPLRRRRIATLQVNLGYRCNLSCVHCHVNAGPHRTEMMSARVVDEVIAALDRMDIETLDLTGGAPELHPEFRRIVREGRRRGIEVLDRCNLTVLFEEGQETLASFLAEEGVTVVASLPCYLEENVEQQRGKGVFGDSIRALTLLNDLGYGTGNGRRLHLVFNPVGAVLPPPQAKLEAAYKRELKRRFGIVFDSLFVLTNMPINRFGAVLTAQGQLDDYMTLLRDNHCAENVPGVMCRDTISVDWQGHLYDCDFNQMLGLPAMMEGRPARLADLVQGGPLETGCIATASHCFGCTAGQGSSCTGALDG, from the coding sequence ATGTTCGACTCCCGGCCGGCCCTGCTCCCAACGAAGTTTCCCCCGTTGCGGCGCCGGCGGATCGCCACGTTGCAGGTGAACCTGGGGTACCGCTGCAACCTGAGCTGCGTCCACTGTCACGTCAACGCCGGACCTCACCGGACGGAGATGATGTCGGCCCGGGTCGTCGACGAGGTGATCGCGGCACTCGACCGGATGGACATCGAGACGCTCGACCTCACCGGCGGCGCACCGGAGTTGCATCCGGAATTCCGCCGCATCGTGCGGGAAGGGCGCCGGCGAGGCATCGAGGTCCTCGATCGCTGCAACCTGACGGTGCTGTTCGAGGAGGGCCAGGAGACCCTGGCCTCCTTCCTGGCGGAGGAAGGCGTCACTGTCGTCGCCTCCCTGCCCTGCTATCTGGAGGAGAACGTCGAGCAGCAACGCGGCAAGGGAGTCTTCGGCGACAGCATCCGGGCTCTCACCCTGCTGAACGACCTCGGCTACGGCACGGGCAACGGGCGGCGACTCCACCTGGTCTTCAATCCGGTCGGCGCCGTGCTGCCGCCACCGCAGGCGAAGCTGGAGGCAGCCTACAAGCGGGAACTGAAGCGCCGATTCGGCATCGTGTTCGACTCGCTCTTCGTACTGACGAACATGCCGATCAACCGCTTCGGCGCCGTTCTGACGGCGCAGGGCCAGCTCGACGACTACATGACGCTGCTACGGGACAACCACTGCGCGGAGAACGTCCCGGGCGTCATGTGCCGCGACACGATCAGCGTCGACTGGCAAGGCCATCTGTACGACTGTGACTTCAACCAGATGCTGGGGCTGCCGGCGATGATGGAGGGGCGCCCCGCGCGTCTGGCCGATCTCGTCCAGGGCGGTCCGCTCGAGACTGGCTGTATCGCCACGGCGAGCCACTGTTTCGGCTGCACCGCCGGCCAGGGCAGCAGCTGCACCGGCGCTCTGGACGGCTGA
- a CDS encoding ThuA domain-containing protein: MIQAQSRIRPLLLAFALLLAAATPSIASESKADDPVRILFLSKSSGFQHSAIKRTDGHPSHVDTVLAQVATERGFEITSTKDAGLINATQLANFDVVIFYTTGDLTQRGGTGEGFFRGDGNPPMSADGVSDLIAWIEAGGGFVGFHPATDTFHGENDEVTPYVGMIGGEFVHHGAQFPGIVRVADAGHPTMKSIEDGWKIMDEWYLFKNVAKDHLHVLALMDPGEERAKQEVYDIPPYPIAWCRELGSGRVLYNAMGHREDVWDHEMFQAWVGDTIAWAAGEGEAAATPNWGDVVP, from the coding sequence ATGATCCAAGCTCAAAGTCGCATTCGCCCCCTGCTCCTCGCATTCGCCCTGCTGCTCGCCGCTGCCACCCCCTCAATCGCCTCCGAATCCAAAGCCGACGACCCCGTCCGCATCCTCTTCCTCAGCAAGTCCTCCGGCTTCCAGCACTCGGCGATCAAGCGCACCGACGGCCATCCCAGCCACGTCGACACCGTGCTCGCCCAGGTAGCGACCGAGCGGGGCTTTGAGATCACGTCCACCAAGGACGCAGGCCTCATCAACGCCACCCAGCTCGCCAACTTCGACGTCGTCATCTTCTACACGACCGGCGACCTGACCCAGCGCGGCGGCACCGGCGAGGGCTTCTTCCGCGGCGACGGCAATCCCCCGATGAGCGCCGACGGCGTCTCCGACCTGATCGCCTGGATCGAAGCCGGCGGCGGTTTCGTCGGCTTCCACCCCGCGACCGACACCTTCCACGGCGAGAACGACGAGGTCACCCCCTACGTCGGCATGATCGGCGGCGAGTTCGTCCACCACGGCGCCCAGTTCCCGGGGATCGTCCGTGTCGCCGACGCCGGCCACCCCACGATGAAATCCATCGAAGACGGCTGGAAGATCATGGACGAGTGGTACCTCTTCAAGAATGTCGCGAAGGACCACCTCCACGTCCTGGCGCTGATGGACCCCGGCGAAGAGCGGGCCAAGCAGGAGGTCTACGACATCCCCCCGTACCCCATCGCCTGGTGCCGCGAACTCGGCTCCGGCCGCGTCCTCTACAACGCGATGGGCCACCGCGAGGACGTCTGGGACCACGAGATGTTCCAAGCCTGGGTCGGCGACACAATCGCGTGGGCGGCAGGCGAAGGTGAGGCAGCCGCCACGCCGAACTGGGGGGACGTGGTTCCGTAA
- a CDS encoding DUF222 domain-containing protein, with the protein MIDKETGMSTKERLGEEIATLAARIDAATYELLVLIRRFDEEEGWNCGFLTCAQWLTWRIGLAPGAAREKVRVARALGELPLMSEAMRGGQLSYSKVRALTRIARPETEKDLVELGKAGTAAHIERVVRSWRRIDRSVEAADDELRDASSHVRTHIDENGMFVIRGRLAPEAGEVVMKALKAASEKLYAEGQEDRQPAGKVRADALVLVAESALKRGLDPGSSGDRFQVVVHVSDEELRAPEEGPAVGCASCASTEAQAADVSAETSPTRPQQHSAARAEAEHVSAETPDGLQPAHGRSSVGGAWLGDSHIPVSAETVRRIACDAGKVRITHRSGQILSVGRKTRTIPPPIRRALEFRDQGCRFPGCTSKHCDAHHMVHWADGGETKLSNLLLLCRRHHRLLHEGGFNVRMSEDGAVQFFHRRGRPLEESPAPPPVGLHAARELVEHLENAGILVTGKESMPSWDGRPLDLPYVMECLWKPPPHLEAAAARDETQPAPRRGQRFGTAA; encoded by the coding sequence ATGATTGACAAGGAAACCGGCATGAGCACCAAGGAGCGCCTGGGCGAGGAGATCGCCACGCTCGCAGCGCGGATCGACGCGGCGACGTACGAGTTGCTTGTTCTCATTCGCAGGTTCGACGAAGAGGAGGGCTGGAACTGCGGCTTCCTCACTTGCGCCCAGTGGCTCACCTGGCGAATTGGCCTCGCACCCGGCGCGGCCCGCGAGAAGGTGCGGGTCGCTCGCGCCCTGGGCGAACTGCCCCTGATGAGCGAGGCGATGAGAGGGGGTCAACTCTCCTACTCCAAGGTGAGAGCGTTGACGCGCATCGCTCGGCCCGAGACGGAGAAGGACCTCGTCGAACTCGGGAAGGCCGGAACCGCGGCCCACATCGAGCGGGTCGTCCGGTCCTGGCGGAGGATCGACCGTTCGGTCGAGGCTGCCGACGACGAACTGCGCGACGCGTCGAGCCACGTGAGAACGCACATCGACGAGAACGGCATGTTCGTGATCCGCGGGCGTCTGGCGCCGGAAGCGGGCGAGGTAGTGATGAAGGCGCTCAAGGCGGCCAGCGAGAAGCTCTACGCGGAGGGCCAGGAGGACCGGCAACCCGCCGGCAAGGTGCGGGCCGATGCGCTGGTGCTCGTCGCCGAGAGCGCGCTCAAGCGCGGTCTCGACCCTGGCTCAAGCGGCGACCGGTTCCAGGTCGTCGTTCATGTGAGCGACGAGGAACTGAGGGCCCCGGAGGAAGGTCCGGCGGTCGGCTGCGCGTCGTGTGCTTCCACCGAAGCGCAGGCGGCAGACGTTTCCGCGGAAACGTCACCGACTCGCCCGCAGCAACATTCCGCAGCGAGGGCTGAAGCCGAACACGTTTCCGCGGAAACGCCCGACGGATTACAACCGGCACATGGGCGATCCTCAGTCGGCGGCGCCTGGCTGGGGGACTCGCACATCCCTGTTTCCGCGGAAACAGTCAGACGGATCGCCTGCGACGCCGGCAAAGTCCGGATCACCCACCGATCGGGCCAGATTCTGAGCGTCGGCCGCAAGACGCGCACGATTCCACCTCCGATCCGGCGCGCCCTGGAGTTCCGCGACCAGGGTTGCCGCTTCCCCGGATGCACCTCAAAGCACTGCGATGCCCACCACATGGTCCATTGGGCCGACGGCGGCGAGACGAAGCTCTCGAACCTCTTGCTTCTCTGCCGGCGGCACCACCGACTGCTCCATGAAGGCGGCTTCAATGTGCGGATGAGCGAGGACGGCGCCGTGCAGTTCTTCCATCGCCGGGGACGGCCGCTGGAGGAGAGTCCGGCGCCACCGCCGGTCGGACTCCACGCCGCACGGGAGTTGGTCGAGCACCTGGAGAACGCCGGCATCCTGGTCACGGGCAAGGAGTCAATGCCGAGTTGGGACGGCCGGCCGCTCGACCTGCCCTACGTCATGGAGTGCCTGTGGAAACCGCCACCGCACCTCGAAGCGGCGGCAGCCCGCGACGAAACACAGCCCGCGCCGCGTAGGGGCCAACGGTTCGGAACTGCGGCATGA
- a CDS encoding adenine nucleotide alpha hydrolase — translation MPEPIALCFSGGKDSCLALQRLRADGRFDVVELITTVTDAFDRVSMHGVRRSLLREQADSIGLPLTEVVVPPEPSNVVYEREMGKAFAKLRERGIRRVGFGDLFLEDLREYRVRQLAEAGLECEFPIWHTPTDELARSFIGDGFLALTVCVNPAVLPVSFAGRAFDDAFLADLPSGVDPCGENGEFHTFVFDGPIFDWSIEIEIGEVTERDGFGFCDLLAAGSPVSAEAATG, via the coding sequence ATGCCGGAACCGATCGCACTCTGCTTCAGCGGCGGCAAGGACAGTTGTCTGGCCCTCCAGCGACTCCGCGCCGACGGGCGCTTCGACGTGGTGGAGCTGATCACGACCGTGACCGACGCCTTCGACCGGGTCAGCATGCACGGCGTGCGCCGCTCGTTGTTGCGGGAGCAGGCGGACTCGATCGGCCTTCCGCTGACCGAGGTCGTCGTGCCGCCCGAGCCGTCGAACGTGGTCTACGAGCGCGAAATGGGCAAGGCGTTCGCGAAGCTCCGCGAACGGGGAATCAGACGGGTCGGTTTCGGCGATCTGTTCCTCGAGGATCTCCGCGAGTACCGCGTCCGCCAGCTCGCGGAAGCGGGGCTCGAGTGCGAGTTCCCGATCTGGCACACGCCCACGGACGAGTTGGCACGCTCCTTCATCGGCGACGGCTTCCTTGCGCTTACCGTCTGCGTCAATCCGGCCGTTCTGCCCGTCTCCTTCGCCGGACGTGCCTTCGACGACGCCTTCCTCGCCGATCTTCCGTCCGGAGTCGATCCGTGCGGCGAGAACGGCGAGTTCCATACGTTCGTGTTCGATGGCCCGATCTTCGACTGGTCGATCGAGATCGAGATCGGCGAGGTCACGGAACGCGACGGCTTTGGCTTCTGTGACCTTCTGGCAGCGGGCTCCCCGGTTTCCGCGGAGGCGGCTACGGGATGA
- a CDS encoding LLM class F420-dependent oxidoreductase, with translation MKFGIMFANTGPFVDGPPAAGLAQAAEAAGFDSLWTVEHVVVPRGYASPYPYDESGKMPGGREDFDIPDPLVWLSYVAAATKSIKLATGILIVPQRNPLVTAKAVATLDKLSGGRAVLGVGVGWLEEEFNALGVPFAGRGRRLDDYIRAFRALWTEDCPSHDGEFVSFADCYSRPQPVQDSVPIVVGGHSDRAARRAGELGDGFFPALGDVDKLKHLLGIMRESAEAADRDPDAIEITANGGPPDHVARMAELGVSRVIFPPMPPDRLAQFGEEVISKFS, from the coding sequence ATGAAGTTCGGCATCATGTTCGCCAACACCGGCCCGTTCGTCGATGGCCCGCCCGCCGCGGGTCTGGCTCAGGCAGCCGAAGCCGCCGGCTTCGACTCGCTATGGACCGTGGAGCACGTCGTCGTCCCGCGCGGCTACGCCTCCCCCTACCCCTATGACGAAAGCGGCAAGATGCCCGGCGGACGCGAGGACTTCGACATCCCCGACCCGCTCGTCTGGCTATCCTACGTGGCCGCGGCGACCAAGAGCATCAAGCTCGCCACCGGCATCCTGATCGTCCCGCAGCGTAATCCCCTGGTCACCGCCAAGGCCGTCGCCACGCTCGACAAGCTCTCCGGCGGGCGCGCCGTCCTGGGCGTGGGCGTCGGCTGGCTCGAGGAGGAGTTCAACGCCCTCGGCGTGCCGTTCGCCGGCCGCGGACGCCGTCTCGACGACTACATTCGCGCCTTCCGGGCCCTGTGGACCGAGGACTGCCCGAGCCACGACGGCGAGTTCGTCTCCTTCGCCGACTGCTATAGCCGGCCGCAGCCCGTCCAGGACTCCGTGCCGATCGTCGTCGGCGGCCACTCGGACCGCGCCGCCCGCCGCGCCGGCGAACTGGGCGACGGTTTCTTCCCCGCTCTCGGCGACGTCGACAAGCTGAAGCACCTGCTCGGCATCATGCGCGAGAGCGCCGAGGCGGCGGACCGCGACCCGGACGCCATCGAGATCACCGCCAACGGCGGACCGCCGGATCACGTCGCACGCATGGCCGAACTCGGCGTCTCCCGCGTCATCTTCCCGCCGATGCCGCCCGACCGGCTCGCCCAGTTCGGCGAAGAGGTCATCTCGAAGTTCAGTTGA
- a CDS encoding class I SAM-dependent methyltransferase gives MTDQRYLLEDQYRDPANLQDRARLHARFSVNPRGWLPWVFDRFAFGKEARLLDLGCGPGDLWRANRARIPSGWDITLADLSPGMLDAAATQLGKERFSYRVADAQDLPFDDDWFDGVIANHMLYHVPDRERALVELRRVLKADGRLYAATNGLPDGIGLGAWVRQALHQEDQRPEESTIDLFSLETGRAQLKRVFASVAIHRYEDALEITEVEPLIAYVRSTGGTLANPDKIDELRDAAAMEIERHGCLRLAKNAGMFEASACAEL, from the coding sequence ATGACCGACCAGCGGTACCTGCTCGAGGACCAGTACCGGGACCCCGCAAACCTGCAAGATCGCGCCCGGTTGCATGCCCGCTTCAGCGTCAATCCGCGAGGCTGGTTGCCATGGGTCTTCGATCGGTTCGCCTTCGGGAAGGAGGCGCGCCTGCTGGACCTGGGATGCGGGCCAGGAGACCTTTGGCGTGCCAATCGAGCACGGATTCCGTCGGGATGGGACATCACGCTGGCTGATCTCTCTCCTGGCATGCTCGACGCTGCCGCCACACAGCTTGGCAAGGAACGGTTCTCCTATCGCGTCGCCGACGCCCAGGATCTGCCGTTCGACGACGACTGGTTCGACGGAGTGATCGCCAACCACATGCTCTACCATGTGCCCGATCGGGAACGGGCACTGGTCGAGTTGCGCCGGGTACTCAAGGCTGACGGACGTCTGTACGCCGCGACCAATGGGCTCCCTGACGGAATCGGCCTGGGCGCCTGGGTACGGCAAGCGTTGCATCAGGAGGACCAGCGCCCGGAGGAGAGCACGATCGACCTCTTTAGTCTTGAGACCGGCCGAGCCCAGTTGAAAAGGGTGTTCGCCTCCGTCGCAATTCACCGCTATGAGGACGCCCTGGAGATCACCGAGGTCGAACCCCTGATCGCCTATGTGCGCTCGACTGGCGGAACCCTGGCGAATCCCGACAAAATAGACGAGTTACGCGACGCGGCGGCCATGGAGATAGAACGCCATGGCTGTCTACGTCTGGCCAAGAACGCCGGGATGTTCGAGGCAAGCGCGTGCGCCGAGCTTTGA
- a CDS encoding MMPL family transporter, with amino-acid sequence MSMRRALDAVARWTIRSPWRAIACAVLPALALAALLPATTVDLTFTGVMNRANEHVGRYFEMSEQYELGGLLLVLLEGEEERLDQAVDRTIEAASALPSVAAARRPLPLEWLAEQAPWLVERPLFDRWLALVERPDDVANLAEFAASAVALRGAVASVPGARLVEIKMAKDPLAEEVGESPFFEIEAAIESALAGSGVTAGFSGLPALSAGDQEQTLGAIKRLTPISLVLVLLLFRIVEKRPGGMLSVAAVLILSIGAALGAVGLLTGKLTVMETFFGVTVFGLGIDFAVHLFVRQREELAHGRSFEQALRRTLSGAGRGVVAGGITTTGAFLIAATAPDPVALHLGLSGGLGLLFCLPLTLLVLPSVWVLRQRRHRRRLETAAAAPAGRPTPVPVPGLPSVVRWATERPVRCLVVSGVLVAAALAGLPWLQVETRLERIMNRGVPAIAMVDRIQEVLGTNGAPWILAAESLEEAREFGGRLDGHPLFSETVSLGTILPADLAERAAALHRVLGAEDGTAAAGGGMGDPRALAVGALRRAAAAGPPNIDSLPPSLRDKFIAPTGELLVYAYAADSKADGALARRQREVVQAIDPGASGLLAVVEGMMIGDRPWIPWIAGAILGFVLLVLCVDFRRPASVLLAVLPVLAAVPFTLGVLCWVGIPFNVMTWLVLPLIFGLGIDDGIHVVHRFLDDPAQPVRGAALSVGRAIAMTTLTTTASFSILLFTDHPGLETMAAVMLVGLPACLLASVTVLPAAAVLLLGRR; translated from the coding sequence ATGAGCATGAGACGGGCACTCGACGCGGTTGCGCGATGGACGATTCGCTCGCCGTGGAGGGCGATCGCCTGTGCCGTCTTGCCGGCGCTCGCTCTGGCCGCGTTGCTGCCGGCGACGACGGTCGATCTCACGTTCACAGGCGTCATGAACCGGGCCAACGAGCACGTCGGCCGTTACTTCGAGATGTCCGAGCAGTACGAACTCGGCGGTCTGCTTCTGGTACTGCTCGAGGGCGAGGAGGAGCGACTCGATCAGGCCGTAGACCGCACGATCGAGGCCGCGTCGGCGCTGCCGTCAGTCGCCGCCGCCCGACGCCCACTGCCGCTCGAGTGGCTCGCGGAGCAGGCGCCGTGGCTTGTCGAGCGGCCTCTGTTCGACCGTTGGCTCGCCCTCGTCGAGCGGCCGGACGACGTTGCGAATCTGGCGGAGTTCGCCGCCTCTGCCGTGGCGCTTCGCGGCGCGGTGGCCAGCGTGCCCGGCGCCCGCCTCGTCGAGATCAAGATGGCGAAGGACCCGCTGGCGGAAGAGGTGGGCGAGAGCCCGTTCTTCGAGATCGAAGCCGCGATCGAGAGCGCCCTGGCCGGTTCCGGGGTGACGGCGGGCTTCTCGGGCCTGCCGGCGCTGTCGGCGGGCGACCAGGAGCAGACGTTGGGCGCGATCAAGCGCCTGACACCGATCAGCCTCGTGCTCGTCCTGCTGCTCTTCCGGATCGTCGAGAAGCGACCCGGCGGCATGCTGTCGGTGGCCGCGGTCCTGATCCTCTCGATTGGCGCCGCTCTGGGCGCGGTCGGCCTCCTGACCGGGAAGCTGACGGTCATGGAGACGTTCTTCGGCGTCACCGTCTTCGGTCTCGGCATCGACTTCGCCGTCCACCTGTTCGTGCGCCAGCGAGAGGAACTGGCTCATGGTCGCTCGTTCGAGCAGGCGTTGCGGCGTACCCTGTCCGGCGCCGGCCGTGGCGTGGTCGCCGGGGGCATCACGACGACGGGGGCGTTCCTCATCGCGGCGACCGCGCCGGACCCGGTGGCGCTCCATCTCGGCCTCTCTGGCGGATTGGGTCTCCTGTTCTGTCTGCCGTTGACGCTGCTCGTCCTGCCCTCCGTCTGGGTGCTGCGGCAGCGGCGACACCGCCGGCGGCTCGAAACCGCGGCTGCGGCCCCGGCCGGGCGTCCGACGCCCGTCCCCGTTCCCGGCCTCCCCTCCGTCGTGCGGTGGGCGACGGAGCGACCAGTTCGCTGCCTCGTGGTGAGCGGTGTCCTCGTGGCGGCGGCCCTTGCGGGCTTGCCGTGGTTGCAGGTCGAGACGCGGCTGGAGCGGATCATGAACCGCGGCGTGCCGGCCATCGCCATGGTCGACCGGATCCAGGAGGTCCTGGGCACGAACGGCGCACCGTGGATCCTGGCCGCGGAGAGCCTCGAAGAGGCTCGGGAGTTCGGGGGCCGGCTGGACGGTCACCCGCTGTTCAGCGAGACGGTCAGCCTCGGCACGATTCTGCCGGCCGATCTGGCGGAGAGGGCCGCGGCACTGCACCGCGTGTTGGGAGCCGAGGACGGGACGGCCGCGGCCGGCGGGGGAATGGGCGATCCCCGGGCCTTGGCAGTGGGGGCGCTCCGTCGAGCCGCGGCGGCTGGGCCACCGAACATCGACTCCCTGCCGCCCAGCTTGCGCGACAAGTTCATCGCGCCGACCGGGGAGTTGCTGGTCTACGCCTACGCCGCGGACTCGAAGGCGGACGGCGCCCTGGCCCGGCGTCAGCGCGAGGTGGTGCAGGCGATCGACCCAGGTGCCAGCGGGCTGTTGGCGGTGGTGGAGGGAATGATGATCGGCGACCGGCCGTGGATCCCCTGGATCGCCGGGGCGATCCTGGGATTCGTGCTCCTCGTCCTCTGCGTCGACTTCCGGCGGCCCGCCTCGGTCCTGCTGGCGGTGCTGCCCGTGCTGGCCGCGGTGCCGTTCACCCTGGGCGTGCTGTGTTGGGTTGGCATCCCCTTCAACGTGATGACCTGGCTCGTGCTGCCGCTGATCTTCGGTCTCGGCATCGACGACGGCATCCATGTCGTCCACAGGTTCCTGGACGATCCGGCTCAGCCCGTTCGCGGGGCTGCCCTGTCGGTAGGCCGGGCGATCGCGATGACGACGCTGACCACCACGGCGAGTTTCTCGATCCTGCTGTTCACCGATCACCCTGGCCTGGAGACGATGGCCGCGGTGATGCTGGTTGGCCTGCCGGCATGCCTGCTGGCGTCGGTGACGGTGCTGCCCGCGGCGGCGGTACTCCTCCTCGGTAGGCGTTAG